One genomic region from Bos javanicus breed banteng chromosome 14, ARS-OSU_banteng_1.0, whole genome shotgun sequence encodes:
- the MROH1 gene encoding maestro heat-like repeat-containing protein family member 1 isoform X4 translates to MSETYAKRLSAILLDAVTDKDPQMQEQVCGALCDFGESKPAEVLSACEEHLRLHEKLAHPYRTIILRAMEIVVSNHISELDKDTARAIILLASNEMTKVKELVSDWQQAASSVLVAVGRRFISSVMEELLSKFQPGLLPHPCTVHTLASLSVSNVFGVVPFLTSILSTMLPMLGAAKHDSMKVVFCCALQRFSESILEYLANLDQAPDPTVRKDAFASDIFGAYDILFHQWLQSGGAKLRLAVVEALGPMSHLLPSEKLEEQLPKLLPRVLAFYKKHTETVHVSKSLGQILEAAVSVGSRTLDIHLNSLLAALHAQICVPVESSSPLVMSNQKEVLRCFTVLACCSPDRLLAFLLPKLDTSNERTRVGTLQVLRHVINAAAAQMEVKKPVILSSMKLPLLDTNNKVKRAVVQVVSAMAHRGYLEQPGGKAMVEYIVQQCALPPEAEIQKLGADSEALAADSVRAISVSTLYLVSTTVDRMGEVLWPYLLEFLVPIRFTRALSPLCRSLVHLAQKRQEAGAHAPLIQYNGNVHLPSPYAITTRLLVEHCGPGRWWRPQLCLLQAVSSYPYVGDGRGAASLRLLNVLHQDIHPALGQRWVTAIPLLLEHLDEYSEETLSQKEWEEKLLVFLRDSLAVVSDNTWVCHLTLEMCKQLPNYNGTPLEKNFLYKCVGTTLGAASSKVVRKHLRELLETARYQEEREHEGLACCFGICAISHLDDTLAQLDDFVKSDVLRKSAGIFNLFKNRSESEANKVRSALILCYGHVAAGAPRELLLARVEADLFWNMSQCFSTKVLGIKVETQDPALRLSLVQSVCMATQAICSSAHGSSFHLSRKAELVAQMVEFIRAEPPDSLKTPIWKKAMLACTYLVTLEPALEEQVQADLIHSCLHRVMAVLPEPEEGDSPQELLLFQSLYLDTVQVLKDLLTSLLLWNMTPLGLQVMVEHLSPWIKSPRGHERVRAVGLSACLLQFFLQHLQISALVPFHNLGLLIGLFSPRCADLWPATRREAVSCIHSLLYLQLTCVGFSRDYQDDVAEQLLSLKDGLVHPDPAILFHTCHSIAQLIAKRLPPDQLINLLLTLFESLGDPDKNCSRAASVMINCLLKERGNMLQEKVPEIVSVLRSKLQETREEHILQAAQHSVFALATHHCASVVSNLLGSPLPFDSHTCTLWRALALEPGLAAQVLGLLLEKISKDVLFEESQAFLLSSTPDRVATLLPLAATCALHEVASAPASGPAVLELYPQLFVALLLRVSCTMGVQPPRQLQAKERRSASSGLASRSLEPCSSAVDALQAVLVRGGNEDVVQCMELDGGWQLLRTSAGHEEGVTRLASAMAKFAGPRLPLVMKLLFTTQSSMYEVQRVTSTAFLAEPCPLSDQGPVLPGALGRVWWSAHLCPQLLSSNVVNDLMLLESLLYNLMARQKDTSARVRRLVLHGLANITLGSPDKVQTHSPQLLTAMIGGLDDGDDPHSLVALEAMVGLARLMDLVDAWDLHAVLLHIAVRIRPFFDSVGPPPAAPGHYSLAHSASCSPFTALRLPGKLGWEGHVTPAVAQERMELRSVSIGLFGHLNKACRGDCKDVFLEQVVGGLVPLLLHLRDPHAPVVTACRFALRMCGPNLECEELAAVFQRHLQEGHDLHFGEFLNTTCKHLMRHFPDLLGRLLSTSLFYYKSSWEDVRAAAPMLTGFLVLHMEAEQRPQVDLEQLLTALQLLLKDPALKVRLKAVKTLGRLVKFA, encoded by the exons GGCTGTCCGCCATCCTGCTGGACGCTGTCACTGACAAGGACCCTCAGATGCAGGAGCAGGTATGTGGCGCCCTGTGCGACTTCGGAGAGTCGAAGCCAGCGGAGGTTCTTAGCGCCTGCGAGGAGCACCTGCGGCTGCACGAAAAG CTAGCTCATCCATACCGGACGATAATCCTAAGGGCCATGGAGATAGTCGTGAGCAATCACATCAGCGAGCTGGACAAGGACACGGCCAGGGCCATCATCCTCCTGGCCTCCAATGAGATGACCAAAGTGAAG GAGCTGGTCTCTGATTGGCAGCAAGCCGCCAGCAGCGTCCTGGTGGCGGTGGGAAGGCGGTTCATCAGCAGCGTGATGGAGGAGCTGCTGAGCAAGTTCCAGCCTGGGCTTCTGCCACACCCCTGCACCGTGCACACGCTCGCCAGCCTCTCTGTCTCCAATG TGTTTGGCGTGGTGCCCTTCCTGACGTCCATCCTCAGCACCATGCTGCCCATGCTGGGCGCAGCCAAGCACGACTCAATGAAAGTAGTGTTCTGCTGTG CCCTGCAGCGCTTCAGTGAGAGTATCCTAGAATACTTGGCCAACCTGGATCAGGCCCCAGACCCCACAGTCAGAAAGGACGCCTTTGCCTCAGACATCTTTGGTGCTTACGACATCCTTTTCCACCAGTGGCTACAGAGTGGGGGAGCGAAG CTGCGGCTTGCAGTGGTGGAGGCCCTGGGGCCCATGAGCCACCTCCTCCCCAGCGAGAAGCTGGAGGAGCAGCTCCCCAAGCTGCTGCCCAGGGTTCTTGCCTTCTACAAGAAGCACACCGAGACCGTCCATGTGTCCAAG AGCCTCGGCCAGATCCTGGAGGCAGCCGTGAGTGTGGGCAGCCGCACTCTGGACATCCACCTCAACTCTCTCCTTGCCGCTCTGCATGCTCAG ATCTGTGTGCCCGTGGAGTCGTCCAGCCCGCTGGTGATGAGCAACCAGAAGGAGGTGCTGCGCTGCTTCACCGTGCTGG CCTGCTGCTCGCCGGACCGCCTGCTGGCCTTCCTGCTGCCCAAGCTGGACACCAGCAATGAGAGGACCCGTGTGGGCACCCTGCAGGTTCTGAGGCACGTCATCAACGCGGCGG CTGCTCAGATGGAAGTTAAGAAACCCGTCATTCTCTCTTCCATGAAGCTCCCTCTTCTGGACACCAACAACAAG GTGAAGCGGGCGGTGGTGCAGGTGGTCAGTGCCATGGCCCACCGCGGCTACCTGGAGCAGCCTGGCGGCAAGGCCATGGTCGAGTACATCGTGCAGCAGTGCGCTCTGCCCCCCGAGGCTGAG ATTCAGAAGCTGGGTGCCGACAGTGAGGCCCTGGCGGCCGATAGCGTGAGGGCCATCAGCGTCAGCACTCTCTACCTGGTCAGCACCACTGTGGACAGGATGGGCGAG GTCCTCTGGCCGTACCTGCTTGAGTTCCTGGTCCCCATTCGCTTCACCAGGGCACTGAGCCCACTCTGCAGGAGCCTTGTGCACTTGGCCCAGAAGAGGCAGGAGGCGGGGGCCCATGCTCCCCTCATCCAGTACAACGGCAACG TGCACCTCCCGTCTCCCTACGCCATCACCACCAGACTCCTG GTGGAGCACTGTGGCCCAGGACGCTGGTGGAGACCCCAACTCTGCCTTCTGCAGGCCGTGTCTTCCTATCCCTACGTGGGGGACGGTCGCGGGGCAGCCTCGCTGCGCCTCTTGAATGTCTTGCATCAGGACATCCACCCGGCCCTGGGTCAGCGGTGGGTGACCGCCATCCCCCTGCTGCTGGAGCACCTGGACG AATACAGTGAAGAAACCCTGTCACAGAAGGAGTGGGAAGAAAAGCTGCTGGTG TTTCTCCGGGATTCCCTGGCTGTCGTGTCTGACAACACCTGGGTCTGCCACCTGACCCTGGAAATGTGCAAGCAGCTACCCAACTACAACGGGACGCCCCTGGAGAAG AACTTCCTGTACAAATGTGTCGGGACCACCCTGGGTGCCGCTTCAAGTAAGGTGGTGAGGAAGCACCTGCGGGAGCTGCTGGAGACGGCCCGATACCAGGAGGAGAGGGAGCACGAG GGCCTTGCCTGTTGCTTTGGGATCTGTGCCATCTCCCACCTGGATGACACCTTGGCCCAGCTGGACGACTTTGTGAAGTCAGACGTACTCAGAAAATCTGCTGGCATTTTCAACCTTTTTAAG AATCGAAGTGAGAGTGAGGCCAACAAAGTGAGGAGTGCGCTGATCCTGTGCTATGGGCACGTGGCAGCCGGGGCCCCGCGCGAGCTGCTGCTGGCCAGGGTGGAGGCGGACTTGTTCTGGAACATGTCCCAGTGCTTCAGCACCAAG GTTCTGGGGATAAAGGTAGAAACCCAG GACCCGGCCCTGAGACTGAGCCTGGTGCAAAGTGTGTGCATGGCCACCCAGGCCATCTGCAGCAGTGCCCACGGCAGCTCCTTCCACCTCTCGAGGAAGGCGGAGCTGGTGGCGCAGATGGTG GAGTTCATCAGAGCGGAGCCCCCAGACTCGCTGAAGACGCCCATTTGGAAGAAGGCCATGCTTGCCTGCACGTACCTGGT TACCCTGGAGCCGGCCCTGGAGGAGCAGGTGCAGGCGGACCTGATTCACAGCTGCCTGCACCGTGTCATGGCTGTGCTGCCGGAGCCAGAggagggggacagcccccaggag cttctcttgttccaGTCCCTGTACCTGGACACCGTGCAGGTCCTCAAGGACTTGCTGACGAGCCTTCTTCTGTGGAACATGACGCCCCTGGGTctgcaggtcatggtggag CACCTGAGCCCATGGATCAAGTCCCCGAGGGGCCACGAGCGGGTGCGGGCGGTCGGCCTGAGTGCCTGCCTGCTGCAGTTCTTCCTTCAACACCTGCAGATCAGC GCCCTGGTGCCCTTCCACAACCTGGGCCTCCTCATTGGCCTCTTCTCCCCACGGTGCGCCGACCTCTGGCCTGCCACTCGCCGAGAGGCTGTGAGCTGCATCCACTCCCTGCTATACCTGCAGCTGACCTGTGTGG GCTTCTCGCGAGACTACCAGGACGACGTGGCTGAGCAGCTCCTCAGCCTCAAAGATGGCCTGGTGCACCCTGACCCTGCCATTCTCTTCCATACCTGCCACAGCATTGCCCAG CTTATTGCCAAGCGCCTCCCTCCAGATCAGCTCATCAACCTCTTGCTAACCTTGTTTGAGAGCCTGGGAGATCCCGACAAGAACTGCTCGCGAGCTGCCAGCGTCATGATCAACTGCCTGCTGAAGGAACGGGGCAACATGCTGCAGGAGAAG GTGCCCGAGATTGTGAGTGTGCTGCGCTCCAAGCTGCAGGAGACCCGAGAGGAGCACATCCTACAGGCCGCACAGCACAGCGTGTTTGCCCTGGCCACCCACCACTGTGCCTCTGTGGTGTCCAACCTTCTGGGCAGCCCCCTGCCCTTTGACAG CCACACCTGCACCCTGTGGCGAGCACTGGCCTTGGAGCCCGGCCTCGCTGCACAGGTCCTGGGGCTGCTCCTGGAGAAGATAAGCAAGGACGTCCTGTTTGAGGAGAGCCAGGCCTTCCTGCTGAGCAGCACGCCGGACCGCGTGGCCACCCTGCTGCCCCtcgca GCCACCTGTGCACTGCACGAGGTCGCATCTGCCCCGGCGTCCGGGCCAGCAGTGCTGGAGCTCTACCCCCAGCTGTTTGTGGCACTGCTGCTGCGGGTCAGCTGCACCATGGGTGTCCAGCCGCCCAGGCAGCTGCAGGCCAAGGAGAGGAGGAGCGCCAGCTCAGGCCTGGCCTCACGGAGCCTCGAGCCTTGCAG CTCTGCGGTGGATGCGCTGCAGGCCGTGCTTGTCCGCGGTGGCAACGAGGATGTGGTACAGTGCATGGAGCTGGACGGGGGCTGGCAGTTGCTCAGGACCTCGGCTGGGCATGAGGAAGGTGTCACCCGGCTGGCCAG TGCCATGGCAAAGTTCGCAGGCCCCCGGCTGCCCCTGGTGATGAAGCTGCTCTTCACCACACAGAGTAGCATGTATGAGGTCCAGAGGGTCACCTCCACAGCCTTCCTGGCTGAG CCATGTCCCCTCAGTGACCAGGGGCCGGTGCTGCCCGGTGCACTTGGGCGGGTGTGGTGGTCAGCACACCTCTGCCCCCAGCTGCTCAGCAGCAATGTGGTGAACGACCTGATGCTCCTGGAGTCGCTGCTGTACAATCTGATGGCACGGCAGAAGGACACGAGCGCCCGCGTGCGGAGGCTGGTGCTCCACGGCCTGGCCAACATCACCTTGGGCTCCCCAGATAAG GTACAGACCCACAGCCCCCAACTCCTGACAGCCATGATCGGTGGGCTGGACGACGGGGACGACCCACACAGCCTGGTGGCGCTGGAGGCCATGGTGGGCCTGGCGAGGCTGATGGACCTGGTGGACGCCTGGGACCTACATGCAGTGCTGCTGCACATTGCTGTCCGCATTCGGCCCTTCTTCGACAGCGTAGGCCCCCCCCCAGCCGCCCCTGGCCATTACAGCCTGGCCCACTCTGCCTCTTGCTCCCCCTTCACTGCCCTGCGGTTGCCCGGGAAGCTGGGCTGGGAGGGCCATGTGACACCTGCTGTTGCCCAGGAAAGGATGGAGTTACGCTCAGTGTCCATTGGCCTCTTCGGGCACCTCAACAAGGCCTGCCGTGGGGACTGCAAGGACGTGTTCCTGGAGCAGGTTGTGGGCGGCCTGGTGCCCCTTCTGCTGCACCTGCGTGACCCCCACGCACCCGTGGTCACG GCCTGCAGGTTCGCCTTGCGCATGTGCGGCCCCAACCTGGAGTGTGAGGAGCTGGCAGCTGTCTTCCAGAGGCACCTGCAGGAAGGCCATGACCTGCACTTTGGAGAGTTCCTCAACACCACCTGCAAGCACCTG ATGCGCCACTTCCCCGACCTGCTGGGCCGCTTGCTAAGCACCAGTCTGTTCTACTATAAGAGCAGCTGGGAGGATGTCCGTGCTGCTGCCCCCATGCTCACAG GGTTCTTGGTGCTGCACATGGAGGCTGAGCAGCGGCCACAGGTGGACCTGGAGCAGCTCCTCACGG CACTCCAGCTGCTGCTCAAGGACCCAGCCCTTAAGGTGCGCTTGAAGGCTGTGAAGACTCTGGGCCGCTTGGTGAAGTTCGCCTGA
- the MROH1 gene encoding maestro heat-like repeat-containing protein family member 1 isoform X11, producing MSETYAKRLSAILLDAVTDKDPQMQEQVCGALCDFGESKPAEVLSACEEHLRLHEKLAHPYRTIILRAMEIVVSNHISELDKDTARAIILLASNEMTKVKELVSDWQQAASSVLVAVGRRFISSVMEELLSKFQPGLLPHPCTVHTLASLSVSNVFGVVPFLTSILSTMLPMLGAAKHDSMKVVFCCALQRFSESILEYLANLDQAPDPTVRKDAFASDIFGAYDILFHQWLQSGGAKLRLAVVEALGPMSHLLPSEKLEEQLPKLLPRVLAFYKKHTETVHVSKSLGQILEAAVSVGSRTLDIHLNSLLAALHAQICVPVESSSPLVMSNQKEVLRCFTVLACCSPDRLLAFLLPKLDTSNERTRVGTLQVLRHVINAAAAQMEVKKPVILSSMKLPLLDTNNKVKRAVVQVVSAMAHRGYLEQPGGKAMVEYIVQQCALPPEAEIQKLGADSEALAADSVRAISVSTLYLVSTTVDRMGEVLWPYLLEFLVPIRFTRALSPLCRSLVHLAQKRQEAGAHAPLIQYNGNVHLPSPYAITTRLLVEHCGPGRWWRPQLCLLQAVSSYPYVGDGRGAASLRLLNVLHQDIHPALGQRWVTAIPLLLEHLDEYSEETLSQKEWEEKLLVFLRDSLAVVSDNTWVCHLTLEMCKQLPNYNGTPLEKNFLYKCVGTTLGAASSKVVRKHLRELLETARYQEEREHEGLACCFGICAISHLDDTLAQLDDFVKSDVLRKSAGIFNLFKNRSESEANKVRSALILCYGHVAAGAPRELLLARVEADLFWNMSQCFSTKVLGIKVETQDPALRLSLVQSVCMATQAICSSAHGSSFHLSRKAELVAQMVEFIRAEPPDSLKTPIWKKAMLACTYLVTLEPALEEQVQADLIHSCLHRVMAVLPEPEEGDSPQEVSAAPTVGGDPQESLYLDTVQVLKDLLTSLLLWNMTPLGLQVMVEHLSPWIKSPRGHERVRAVGLSACLLQFFLQHLQISALVPFHNLGLLIGLFSPRCADLWPATRREAVSCIHSLLYLQLTCVGFSRDYQDDVAEQLLSLKDGLVHPDPAILFHTCHSIAQLIAKRLPPDQLINLLLTLFESLGDPDKNCSRAASVMINCLLKERGNMLQEKVPEIVSVLRSKLQETREEHILQAAQHSVFALATHHCASVVSNLLGSPLPFDSHTCTLWRALALEPGLAAQVLGLLLEKISKDVLFEESQAFLLSSTPDRVATLLPLAATCALHEVASAPASGPAVLELYPQLFVALLLRVSCTMGVQPPRQLQAKERRSASSGLASRSLEPCSSAVDALQAVLVRGGNEDVVQCMELDGGWQLLRTSAGHEEGVTRLASAMAKFAGPRLPLVMKLLFTTQSSMYEVQRVTSTAFLAELLSSNVVNDLMLLESLLYNLMARQKDTSARVRRLVLHGLANITLGSPDKVQTHSPQLLTAMIGGLDDGDDPHSLVALEAMVGLARLMDLVDAWDLHAVLLHIAVRIRPFFDSERMELRSVSIGLFGHLNKACRGDCKDVFLEQVVGGLVPLLLHLRDPHAPVVTACRFALRMCGPNLECEELAAVFQRHLQEGHDLHFGEFLNTTCKHLMRHFPDLLGRLLSTSLFYYKSSWEDVRAAAPMLTGFLVLHMEAEQRPQVDLEQLLTALQLLLKDPALKVRLKAVKTLGRLVKFA from the exons GGCTGTCCGCCATCCTGCTGGACGCTGTCACTGACAAGGACCCTCAGATGCAGGAGCAGGTATGTGGCGCCCTGTGCGACTTCGGAGAGTCGAAGCCAGCGGAGGTTCTTAGCGCCTGCGAGGAGCACCTGCGGCTGCACGAAAAG CTAGCTCATCCATACCGGACGATAATCCTAAGGGCCATGGAGATAGTCGTGAGCAATCACATCAGCGAGCTGGACAAGGACACGGCCAGGGCCATCATCCTCCTGGCCTCCAATGAGATGACCAAAGTGAAG GAGCTGGTCTCTGATTGGCAGCAAGCCGCCAGCAGCGTCCTGGTGGCGGTGGGAAGGCGGTTCATCAGCAGCGTGATGGAGGAGCTGCTGAGCAAGTTCCAGCCTGGGCTTCTGCCACACCCCTGCACCGTGCACACGCTCGCCAGCCTCTCTGTCTCCAATG TGTTTGGCGTGGTGCCCTTCCTGACGTCCATCCTCAGCACCATGCTGCCCATGCTGGGCGCAGCCAAGCACGACTCAATGAAAGTAGTGTTCTGCTGTG CCCTGCAGCGCTTCAGTGAGAGTATCCTAGAATACTTGGCCAACCTGGATCAGGCCCCAGACCCCACAGTCAGAAAGGACGCCTTTGCCTCAGACATCTTTGGTGCTTACGACATCCTTTTCCACCAGTGGCTACAGAGTGGGGGAGCGAAG CTGCGGCTTGCAGTGGTGGAGGCCCTGGGGCCCATGAGCCACCTCCTCCCCAGCGAGAAGCTGGAGGAGCAGCTCCCCAAGCTGCTGCCCAGGGTTCTTGCCTTCTACAAGAAGCACACCGAGACCGTCCATGTGTCCAAG AGCCTCGGCCAGATCCTGGAGGCAGCCGTGAGTGTGGGCAGCCGCACTCTGGACATCCACCTCAACTCTCTCCTTGCCGCTCTGCATGCTCAG ATCTGTGTGCCCGTGGAGTCGTCCAGCCCGCTGGTGATGAGCAACCAGAAGGAGGTGCTGCGCTGCTTCACCGTGCTGG CCTGCTGCTCGCCGGACCGCCTGCTGGCCTTCCTGCTGCCCAAGCTGGACACCAGCAATGAGAGGACCCGTGTGGGCACCCTGCAGGTTCTGAGGCACGTCATCAACGCGGCGG CTGCTCAGATGGAAGTTAAGAAACCCGTCATTCTCTCTTCCATGAAGCTCCCTCTTCTGGACACCAACAACAAG GTGAAGCGGGCGGTGGTGCAGGTGGTCAGTGCCATGGCCCACCGCGGCTACCTGGAGCAGCCTGGCGGCAAGGCCATGGTCGAGTACATCGTGCAGCAGTGCGCTCTGCCCCCCGAGGCTGAG ATTCAGAAGCTGGGTGCCGACAGTGAGGCCCTGGCGGCCGATAGCGTGAGGGCCATCAGCGTCAGCACTCTCTACCTGGTCAGCACCACTGTGGACAGGATGGGCGAG GTCCTCTGGCCGTACCTGCTTGAGTTCCTGGTCCCCATTCGCTTCACCAGGGCACTGAGCCCACTCTGCAGGAGCCTTGTGCACTTGGCCCAGAAGAGGCAGGAGGCGGGGGCCCATGCTCCCCTCATCCAGTACAACGGCAACG TGCACCTCCCGTCTCCCTACGCCATCACCACCAGACTCCTG GTGGAGCACTGTGGCCCAGGACGCTGGTGGAGACCCCAACTCTGCCTTCTGCAGGCCGTGTCTTCCTATCCCTACGTGGGGGACGGTCGCGGGGCAGCCTCGCTGCGCCTCTTGAATGTCTTGCATCAGGACATCCACCCGGCCCTGGGTCAGCGGTGGGTGACCGCCATCCCCCTGCTGCTGGAGCACCTGGACG AATACAGTGAAGAAACCCTGTCACAGAAGGAGTGGGAAGAAAAGCTGCTGGTG TTTCTCCGGGATTCCCTGGCTGTCGTGTCTGACAACACCTGGGTCTGCCACCTGACCCTGGAAATGTGCAAGCAGCTACCCAACTACAACGGGACGCCCCTGGAGAAG AACTTCCTGTACAAATGTGTCGGGACCACCCTGGGTGCCGCTTCAAGTAAGGTGGTGAGGAAGCACCTGCGGGAGCTGCTGGAGACGGCCCGATACCAGGAGGAGAGGGAGCACGAG GGCCTTGCCTGTTGCTTTGGGATCTGTGCCATCTCCCACCTGGATGACACCTTGGCCCAGCTGGACGACTTTGTGAAGTCAGACGTACTCAGAAAATCTGCTGGCATTTTCAACCTTTTTAAG AATCGAAGTGAGAGTGAGGCCAACAAAGTGAGGAGTGCGCTGATCCTGTGCTATGGGCACGTGGCAGCCGGGGCCCCGCGCGAGCTGCTGCTGGCCAGGGTGGAGGCGGACTTGTTCTGGAACATGTCCCAGTGCTTCAGCACCAAG GTTCTGGGGATAAAGGTAGAAACCCAG GACCCGGCCCTGAGACTGAGCCTGGTGCAAAGTGTGTGCATGGCCACCCAGGCCATCTGCAGCAGTGCCCACGGCAGCTCCTTCCACCTCTCGAGGAAGGCGGAGCTGGTGGCGCAGATGGTG GAGTTCATCAGAGCGGAGCCCCCAGACTCGCTGAAGACGCCCATTTGGAAGAAGGCCATGCTTGCCTGCACGTACCTGGT TACCCTGGAGCCGGCCCTGGAGGAGCAGGTGCAGGCGGACCTGATTCACAGCTGCCTGCACCGTGTCATGGCTGTGCTGCCGGAGCCAGAggagggggacagcccccaggagGTATCAGCGGCCCCCACAGTAGGGGGGGACCCCCAGGAG TCCCTGTACCTGGACACCGTGCAGGTCCTCAAGGACTTGCTGACGAGCCTTCTTCTGTGGAACATGACGCCCCTGGGTctgcaggtcatggtggag CACCTGAGCCCATGGATCAAGTCCCCGAGGGGCCACGAGCGGGTGCGGGCGGTCGGCCTGAGTGCCTGCCTGCTGCAGTTCTTCCTTCAACACCTGCAGATCAGC GCCCTGGTGCCCTTCCACAACCTGGGCCTCCTCATTGGCCTCTTCTCCCCACGGTGCGCCGACCTCTGGCCTGCCACTCGCCGAGAGGCTGTGAGCTGCATCCACTCCCTGCTATACCTGCAGCTGACCTGTGTGG GCTTCTCGCGAGACTACCAGGACGACGTGGCTGAGCAGCTCCTCAGCCTCAAAGATGGCCTGGTGCACCCTGACCCTGCCATTCTCTTCCATACCTGCCACAGCATTGCCCAG CTTATTGCCAAGCGCCTCCCTCCAGATCAGCTCATCAACCTCTTGCTAACCTTGTTTGAGAGCCTGGGAGATCCCGACAAGAACTGCTCGCGAGCTGCCAGCGTCATGATCAACTGCCTGCTGAAGGAACGGGGCAACATGCTGCAGGAGAAG GTGCCCGAGATTGTGAGTGTGCTGCGCTCCAAGCTGCAGGAGACCCGAGAGGAGCACATCCTACAGGCCGCACAGCACAGCGTGTTTGCCCTGGCCACCCACCACTGTGCCTCTGTGGTGTCCAACCTTCTGGGCAGCCCCCTGCCCTTTGACAG CCACACCTGCACCCTGTGGCGAGCACTGGCCTTGGAGCCCGGCCTCGCTGCACAGGTCCTGGGGCTGCTCCTGGAGAAGATAAGCAAGGACGTCCTGTTTGAGGAGAGCCAGGCCTTCCTGCTGAGCAGCACGCCGGACCGCGTGGCCACCCTGCTGCCCCtcgca GCCACCTGTGCACTGCACGAGGTCGCATCTGCCCCGGCGTCCGGGCCAGCAGTGCTGGAGCTCTACCCCCAGCTGTTTGTGGCACTGCTGCTGCGGGTCAGCTGCACCATGGGTGTCCAGCCGCCCAGGCAGCTGCAGGCCAAGGAGAGGAGGAGCGCCAGCTCAGGCCTGGCCTCACGGAGCCTCGAGCCTTGCAG CTCTGCGGTGGATGCGCTGCAGGCCGTGCTTGTCCGCGGTGGCAACGAGGATGTGGTACAGTGCATGGAGCTGGACGGGGGCTGGCAGTTGCTCAGGACCTCGGCTGGGCATGAGGAAGGTGTCACCCGGCTGGCCAG TGCCATGGCAAAGTTCGCAGGCCCCCGGCTGCCCCTGGTGATGAAGCTGCTCTTCACCACACAGAGTAGCATGTATGAGGTCCAGAGGGTCACCTCCACAGCCTTCCTGGCTGAG CTGCTCAGCAGCAATGTGGTGAACGACCTGATGCTCCTGGAGTCGCTGCTGTACAATCTGATGGCACGGCAGAAGGACACGAGCGCCCGCGTGCGGAGGCTGGTGCTCCACGGCCTGGCCAACATCACCTTGGGCTCCCCAGATAAG GTACAGACCCACAGCCCCCAACTCCTGACAGCCATGATCGGTGGGCTGGACGACGGGGACGACCCACACAGCCTGGTGGCGCTGGAGGCCATGGTGGGCCTGGCGAGGCTGATGGACCTGGTGGACGCCTGGGACCTACATGCAGTGCTGCTGCACATTGCTGTCCGCATTCGGCCCTTCTTCGACAGC GAAAGGATGGAGTTACGCTCAGTGTCCATTGGCCTCTTCGGGCACCTCAACAAGGCCTGCCGTGGGGACTGCAAGGACGTGTTCCTGGAGCAGGTTGTGGGCGGCCTGGTGCCCCTTCTGCTGCACCTGCGTGACCCCCACGCACCCGTGGTCACG GCCTGCAGGTTCGCCTTGCGCATGTGCGGCCCCAACCTGGAGTGTGAGGAGCTGGCAGCTGTCTTCCAGAGGCACCTGCAGGAAGGCCATGACCTGCACTTTGGAGAGTTCCTCAACACCACCTGCAAGCACCTG ATGCGCCACTTCCCCGACCTGCTGGGCCGCTTGCTAAGCACCAGTCTGTTCTACTATAAGAGCAGCTGGGAGGATGTCCGTGCTGCTGCCCCCATGCTCACAG GGTTCTTGGTGCTGCACATGGAGGCTGAGCAGCGGCCACAGGTGGACCTGGAGCAGCTCCTCACGG CACTCCAGCTGCTGCTCAAGGACCCAGCCCTTAAGGTGCGCTTGAAGGCTGTGAAGACTCTGGGCCGCTTGGTGAAGTTCGCCTGA